From Sphingobium sp. RAC03, a single genomic window includes:
- a CDS encoding DUF1275 family protein, with protein sequence MVDALGLLKLGGLFVSFMSGNSTRMAVGIAGGTAIAGMAIGLIGAFVGGVFGGALIGRLAGRWRKQAVLAAVLGLLILAALAVGRRGDAITFLMAAAMGAVNNVFQRDGEVSIGVTYMTGALVKLGQSFALALTGGPRFGWLPHLLLWLSLVLGAIIGAALFARLDLSALWVACGWCAALWGFSLYLGPLGGTVTPR encoded by the coding sequence ATGGTCGATGCGTTGGGCCTGCTCAAGCTGGGCGGCCTGTTCGTTTCCTTCATGAGCGGCAATTCGACGCGGATGGCGGTGGGCATCGCCGGGGGCACGGCCATCGCCGGCATGGCCATCGGCCTGATCGGTGCCTTTGTTGGCGGCGTGTTTGGCGGGGCGTTGATCGGCAGACTGGCGGGCCGCTGGCGCAAACAGGCTGTGCTAGCGGCGGTGCTGGGCCTGTTGATCCTCGCCGCCTTGGCCGTCGGCCGCCGGGGCGACGCCATCACCTTCCTGATGGCCGCCGCGATGGGGGCCGTGAATAATGTGTTCCAGCGCGATGGAGAGGTCAGCATCGGCGTCACCTACATGACCGGCGCGCTGGTAAAGCTCGGCCAATCCTTCGCGCTCGCCCTGACCGGCGGCCCGCGCTTTGGCTGGCTGCCCCATCTGCTGCTGTGGCTTAGCCTGGTGCTGGGCGCGATCATCGGCGCAGCCCTGTTCGCACGCCTCGACCTGTCCGCCCTGTGGGTGGCGTGCGGCTGGTGCGCGGCTTTATGGGGCTTCAGCCTCTATCTCGGCCCGCTTGGCGGGACGGTGACGCCGCGATAG
- the guaA gene encoding glutamine-hydrolyzing GMP synthase → MTLPLQDSILIVDFGSQVTQLIARRVREAGVYSEIAPFNSADEAFARMQPKGVILSGGPSSVMWEDSPRAPQAIFDAGVPVLGICYGQQTMMQQLGGNVEGGESGEFGRAFIEVKKSCALFDGLWNEGERHQVWMSHGDKVTSLAPGFEVVATSEGAPFAVTANEAKRFYATQFHPEVVHTPDGGKLLANFVRHVCGLAGDWTMAEFRATKIADIRAQVGEGRVICGLSGGVDSAVAAVLIHEAIGDQLTCVFVDHGLMRLGEAEQVVSLFREHYGIKLVHVEAEARFLGGLAGLTDPEKKRKFIGGEFIAVFEEEAAKIGGADFLAQGTLYPDVIESVSFTGGPSVTIKSHHNVGGLPDRMNMKLVEPLRELFKDEVRVLGKELGLPDIFVGRHPFPGPGLAIRIPGEVTKERCDILRKADAVYLEEIRNAGLYDAIWQAFAVLLPVRTVGVMGDLRTYDSVCALRAVTSTDGMTADIYPFDAAFLSRVATRIINEVKGINRVVYDYTSKPPGTIEWE, encoded by the coding sequence ATGACGCTGCCCCTTCAGGATTCCATCCTTATCGTGGACTTCGGCAGCCAGGTGACCCAGCTCATCGCCCGGCGCGTGCGCGAAGCCGGCGTTTATTCCGAAATCGCCCCCTTCAACAGCGCCGACGAGGCCTTTGCCCGGATGCAGCCCAAGGGCGTGATCCTGTCGGGCGGGCCATCGTCGGTCATGTGGGAAGACAGCCCCCGCGCACCGCAGGCGATCTTCGACGCGGGCGTGCCGGTACTGGGCATCTGCTATGGCCAGCAGACGATGATGCAGCAATTGGGCGGCAATGTCGAAGGCGGCGAGAGCGGCGAATTCGGCCGCGCCTTCATCGAGGTCAAGAAGAGCTGCGCATTGTTCGACGGCTTGTGGAACGAGGGCGAGCGCCATCAGGTGTGGATGAGCCATGGCGACAAGGTGACGAGCCTTGCCCCCGGTTTTGAGGTCGTCGCGACCAGCGAAGGCGCGCCCTTCGCCGTCACCGCGAACGAGGCCAAGCGCTTCTACGCCACCCAATTCCATCCCGAAGTCGTCCACACCCCGGACGGCGGCAAGCTGCTCGCCAATTTCGTGCGCCATGTCTGTGGCCTGGCAGGCGACTGGACGATGGCGGAATTCCGCGCGACCAAGATCGCCGACATCCGCGCACAGGTGGGCGAAGGCCGGGTCATCTGCGGCCTGTCCGGCGGCGTCGATAGCGCGGTCGCGGCGGTACTGATCCACGAAGCGATCGGCGACCAGCTGACCTGCGTGTTCGTCGATCATGGCCTGATGCGGCTGGGCGAGGCCGAACAGGTGGTCAGCCTGTTCCGCGAACATTATGGTATCAAATTGGTCCATGTGGAGGCCGAAGCCCGCTTCCTCGGCGGCCTGGCGGGCCTGACCGACCCCGAAAAGAAGCGCAAATTCATCGGCGGCGAATTCATCGCCGTGTTCGAAGAGGAAGCCGCCAAGATCGGCGGCGCGGACTTTCTGGCGCAAGGGACGCTCTATCCCGACGTCATCGAAAGCGTCAGCTTCACCGGCGGGCCGTCGGTCACGATCAAGTCGCACCATAATGTCGGCGGCCTGCCCGACCGCATGAACATGAAGCTGGTCGAACCGCTGCGCGAACTCTTCAAGGACGAAGTGCGCGTGCTGGGCAAGGAACTGGGCCTGCCCGACATCTTCGTCGGCCGCCACCCCTTCCCCGGCCCTGGCCTTGCCATCCGCATTCCCGGCGAAGTGACCAAGGAACGCTGCGACATATTGCGCAAGGCCGACGCGGTCTATCTGGAGGAAATCCGCAATGCGGGCCTCTATGATGCGATCTGGCAGGCGTTCGCCGTGCTGCTCCCGGTGCGGACCGTCGGCGTGATGGGCGACCTGCGCACCTATGACAGCGTCTGCGCGCTGCGCGCCGTCACCTCGACCGACGGCATGACCGCCGACATCTACCCCTTCGACGCCGCCTTCCTGAGCCGCGTCGCGACCCGCATCATCAACGAGGTCAAGGGCATCAACCGCGTCGTCTACGACTATACCAGCAAGCCGCCCGGCACGATCGAGTGGGAATGA
- a CDS encoding DUF6471 domain-containing protein: MDSEPNIRNKLSRGKFTAVFMVQCLEAIGATSLRLSSD, from the coding sequence ATGGACTCTGAGCCGAATATCAGGAACAAGCTGTCGCGGGGCAAATTTACAGCGGTGTTCATGGTGCAATGCTTAGAAGCAATAGGGGCTACATCGTTGCGGCTCTCATCGGACTAG
- a CDS encoding DUF3617 domain-containing protein, with protein MDKSLLAALPLAMMLGLGGCSGEPAPAPEAEAAPILMRAGEWILTRKTTGYNTPTVTPAQYQEALRQVSEDKICIAIAPDGVPDVAALAGGEGTDCSYKDKLARNGRLIVTLACKAGAGTSEIMAEGNYTADTMTLGTTMTKMQGGQPVLRTTHDLTGKRVGDCPASG; from the coding sequence ATGGACAAGAGCCTTTTGGCGGCGCTGCCGCTTGCGATGATGCTGGGGCTTGGTGGCTGTAGCGGGGAACCGGCACCAGCGCCGGAGGCCGAAGCGGCACCGATCCTGATGCGCGCGGGCGAGTGGATATTGACCCGCAAGACCACCGGCTACAACACGCCGACCGTTACCCCGGCGCAATATCAGGAAGCGCTGCGCCAGGTCAGCGAGGACAAGATCTGCATCGCGATCGCGCCCGATGGGGTGCCCGATGTCGCCGCGCTGGCCGGTGGGGAGGGCACGGATTGCAGCTATAAGGACAAGCTGGCCCGGAATGGCCGGTTGATCGTGACGCTGGCCTGCAAGGCGGGGGCGGGCACGTCGGAAATCATGGCGGAGGGCAATTATACCGCCGACACCATGACGCTGGGCACCACCATGACCAAGATGCAGGGCGGGCAACCGGTGTTGCGCACCACCCATGACCTGACCGGCAAGCGGGTCGGCGACTGCCCGGCATCGGGATGA
- a CDS encoding TCR/Tet family MFS transporter — translation MSTPPAPARTAAILFILVTAWLDVMSMGIVIPVLPQLIEQLSGATSAAGLWNGLFVALWAGMQFLCSPVIGSLSDRFGRRPVILVSVCGLALDYGLMALAPSLWWLAVGRILAGITSSSFTSVFAYMADITAPEDRARGYGLIGAAFSGGFVAGPLIGGVLGEISLRAPFWAAAGLSGLAFLYGLIVLPESLPRDKRMAFSWRRANPFGALRLLRSHPELSSLATVNFLLYFAHHLFSAVFVLYAGDRYGWGAWQVGTLLALVGLMDMAVQGLLVGPVVKRLGDRTTMVVGLSFGAVGIAAMGLAPTGWLFVAAMLPNALWGLAMPTIQSLMTRRVSESEQGQLQGANNSVASIAGIASPLFFGAVYSASVGTAPILPFIGSAFLIAAAVLASGALLGWTAGRGARAPVLDKDATGQ, via the coding sequence ATGTCCACCCCGCCCGCCCCCGCACGCACCGCTGCGATCCTCTTCATCCTGGTGACGGCATGGCTCGACGTCATGTCGATGGGCATCGTCATCCCGGTGCTGCCGCAACTGATCGAGCAGCTTTCCGGCGCGACCAGCGCGGCGGGCCTGTGGAACGGGCTGTTCGTGGCGCTGTGGGCGGGGATGCAATTTCTCTGCTCGCCGGTGATCGGGTCATTGTCCGACCGGTTCGGGCGGCGGCCCGTCATTCTGGTGTCGGTCTGCGGGCTGGCGCTCGACTATGGGCTGATGGCGCTGGCGCCCAGCCTGTGGTGGCTGGCGGTGGGGCGTATCCTCGCCGGGATCACCTCGTCCAGCTTCACCTCGGTCTTCGCCTATATGGCCGACATCACCGCACCGGAAGATCGCGCCAGGGGCTATGGCCTGATCGGCGCGGCGTTCAGCGGCGGTTTCGTCGCCGGGCCGCTGATCGGCGGGGTGCTCGGCGAAATCTCGCTGCGCGCCCCCTTCTGGGCGGCGGCGGGCCTGTCGGGCCTCGCTTTCCTCTACGGCCTGATCGTGCTGCCCGAATCGCTGCCGCGCGACAAGCGCATGGCGTTCAGCTGGCGGCGCGCCAATCCGTTCGGCGCGCTCCGGCTGCTGCGGTCGCACCCTGAACTGTCCAGCCTCGCGACCGTCAATTTCCTCCTTTATTTCGCCCACCACCTATTTTCGGCGGTGTTCGTCCTCTACGCGGGCGACCGCTATGGCTGGGGCGCATGGCAGGTCGGCACCCTGCTGGCGCTCGTCGGCTTGATGGACATGGCGGTACAGGGGTTGCTCGTCGGGCCAGTCGTCAAGCGTCTGGGCGATCGGACCACGATGGTCGTCGGCCTGTCGTTCGGCGCGGTCGGCATTGCGGCGATGGGCCTTGCGCCGACGGGATGGTTGTTCGTCGCCGCCATGTTGCCCAATGCGCTCTGGGGCCTTGCCATGCCGACCATCCAGTCGCTCATGACCCGGCGCGTGTCGGAAAGCGAACAGGGTCAGCTACAGGGCGCGAACAACAGCGTCGCCAGCATCGCGGGCATCGCCTCGCCGCTCTTCTTCGGCGCGGTCTACTCCGCTTCGGTCGGCACCGCGCCGATCCTGCCCTTCATCGGCAGCGCCTTCCTGATCGCCGCCGCCGTTCTGGCCAGCGGCGCGCTGCTGGGATGGACCGCCGGGCGCGGCGCGCGCGCACCTGTGCTGGACAAGGACGCGACAGGACAGTAA